AGCATCCTGACGCGGATCCTCGCCGAGGACTCGGCGCGCGCGGCGCGACCCGCGGCGTTCTCGCTGTTTGGACTGGACCGGATGCGCCTGCAGACCGCCGGGATCACGTTCGGGTGGGCGTGGCCGGGCCAGGCGATCGGCACGCGCGTGTACTCGCTGCACGCCGACTACGGCGAGATCTATCCCGGCGTGCGCGTGCTGTTCGTGTCGTCGTACTGGGCGACGCGCTACACCGACGCCGAGGTGGCGCGGCTCGCGCGCGAGGTGCAGCGGGTGGTCACGCCGTCGCGCGCGGACACGCTGCGACTCGGCCGCATCCGCGTGGCGGATCTCTCCGCGGGACCGGACGTGCGGTGGGAGCCGGGGCTCGCGCGCCGGGCGCGCCGGCTGCTGCCGCGCATCATGACGCCGTGGGTGAGCGGCGGCATCGCCGCGCATCTCGTGAACGTGGACGGAGCGCCGGTGAGCGGTACGTTCATCGAGCGCGCGCTGGACGCGGCGTCGTTAGGCATCAGCGCCGCGGTGGGCCTCGACGTGCATCTGCTGCCCAACGTGCAGCTCACGGGACAGTCGCGGTACGATTTCGTCGGCACGGTGCGCTACGGCTCTCTCCGCGTGGGCGGCGCGTTCGTGTTCGGGCCGTTGGCGAGAGGGGGCTGAGCATGACGGACGCGCTGCGGCTGGCGGTGGTGGGGACCGGTGCCATCGCGCAGGTCGCGCACATCCCCGTGCTGGCGAAGATGCGTGGCGCGCGGCTGGTGGCGCTGTGCGACAACGACGCCGCGAAGGCGCGCGCGCTCGCCGATCGGTTCGACGTGCCCGACGTGTACACGGATCTCGAGGAGCTGCTGGACTCGGACACCCTCGACGCGATCGTGCTCGCGACGCCGAACCACCTGCACGAGCCGCACGCGCTCAGCGCGCTTCGCGCGGGGCTGCACGTGCTGTGCGAGCGGCCGCTGGCGATGACGGCCCGCGGCGTGGAGCGCGTGCTGAGCGCAGCGCAGAAGAGCGGCCGTCGTGTCGTGGTCGGCAACAACCACCGGTTCCGCAGCGACGTGCAGGCGCTCGAGCGGTACATCGTGAACGGGGAGCTCGGCAAGGTGGAAGCGGTGCGCGCCGGCGTGTACGCGCCGCGTCCGCCGCAGGGATGGCGGCAGCGTCGCGCGGAAGCGGGCGGCGGCGCGTTCCTCGAGCACGGCTTCCCGCTCCTCGATCTCGCGCTGTGGCTGTCGGACTTTCCGGAGCCCGAGCGCGTCGGCGCATACATGCGGCGTGGGCGCGGCGCGAACGCGATCGAGGACACGATGCTGGTCGGCCTGGAGCTGGCCGGCGACGTGTCGTTCGGGCTCGACGTGTCGTGGTCGTACGTCGGCGACGAGGAGCGGTCGTGGTTCGAGGTGATGCTGTCGCGCGGGAGCGCGCGCCTCGCGCCGCTGCGCGTGGTGAAGGAGCTGAACGGGCGCGCGGTCGACGTGTCGCCGTCGGGCGCCGCGGCGCGCGAGAGCCCGTTCCTGCAGTCGTATCGCGCGCAGCTCGCGCACTTCGTCGCCGTGGCGACGGGTACGACGCCGTACGAGGCGCCCACCGACCAGGTGCGCGTGATGCGCGTGCTGGAGGCGATCTACAAGGCGGCCGACGAGCGGCGCGAGATCCGACTGTGAGTCTGCTCCGCCGCCTGACGACGGCGCTCGCCGTCGCGTGCTGCACGCGCGCGGCCGTCGCGCAGACGCCGCCGACACTCCCGCAGCGACCGCTGCTCTCCGCGCCGGCGCCGGGGCCGCAGCAGCGCATGCAGGCCGGGCAGGGCGCCCAGAGCGCTCCGCCCGCGGTGGCCGAGCCGGGGAGCGAGCTGCGGGTGATGCTGCTCACGGTCGGCGCGGGGAGCGCGGTGTGGGAGCGGTTCGGGCACAACGCGATCTGGATCTCCGATCCGCGGCGCGGGATCGACGTCGCCTACAACTGGGGGATGTTCGACTTCAACCAGCCGCGGTTCCTCCAGCGGTTCCTCACGGGCGACACGCGCTACTGGATGGAGGGGTTCGACGCGAACGCGCTGGTGGAGCACTATGCGCGGGAGGAGAACCGCTCCGTGTGGGCGCAGGAGCTGAACCTGACGCCCGCGCAGCGGCTCGCGCTGCTGCAGTACATCGAGTGGAACGCGCGCGAGGAGAACAAGTTCTACCGGTACGACTACTACCTCGACAACTGCTCGACCCGCGTCCGCGACGCGCTCGACCGCGCTCTCGGCGGCGCGATCCGCCGCGCGACCGCGACGCGACTCACCGGCACGACGTACCGCTCGCACACGCGCCGCCTAACGGACGGCGATCCCGCCGTGTACACCGGGATCCAGCTGGCGCTCGGCCGGCCGGCCGACCGCGAGCTCACGGCCTGGGAGGAATCGTTTCTGCCCGTGCGGCTCATGCGCCACCTGCGCGGGGTGCGCGTCACGATGCCGGACGGGTCGAGCGCGCCGCTCGTGCTGCAGGAGCGACAGCTCTACGCGGCGACGAGGGCTCCCGAGCCGGAACGCCCGACATCGCACCTGCTCGCCTACCTGCTCGGCGGCCTCGCGCTCGGCGCAACGCTCGCGGTGCTCGGGCGCGCCAGCGCGGCCGGGCGGCGCGGGGCCGATGCGGGCTTCGGCGTCGTGGCGGGCGTGTGGACGCTGGTCGCGGGCCTCGCCGGCACCGCGGTGCTTCTCGCGGGGACGGTCACGCGGCACGTGTTCATGGGACGCAACCTGAACCTCGGGGCGTTCAGCCCGCTCGTGCTCATCGCGCTGGTGCTCGTCGTTCCCGCTGTGGGCAGCCGGCTGCGGGCGACGCGCGCGCGCTGGGCCGGGCGCGCCGAGCGGGTCGCGGCGCTGCTGCTCGCGCTGAGCGTGGTCGGGTGGCTCGTCGCGTTAGGCGTGGGGCAGAAGAGCGGGGAGATCTTCGCGCTCGCGCTGCCCGCGCACACGGGGCTGTGGTGGGGGCTGCGGCGCATGTCCCGCGCATGACCTGGCACGTCGGCGTCGACGTCGGCGGGACGTTCACCGACCTCGCCGCGCTCGACGCGGAGGGGCGCGTGACGACGGCGAAGGTCCTCTCCGATCCCGCAGACCAGAGCAACGGCGTGCTCGCCTCGCTGGACGCGTTCGGTGCATCCGGCGAGTCGGTCGCGCGCGTGGTGCACGGCACGACCGTGGTGACGAACCTCCTGCTCGAGCGCACCGGCGCGCGCGTGGCACTCTGCGCGACCGAAGGACACACCGACGTGCTCCGGCTGCGCCGTCAGGCGCGGGCGCGGCTCTACGATCTCACGGCGCATCATCCGCCACCGCTCGTGCCGGTGGAGCGCACGGTGGCGGTGCCGGAGCGCATCGAGCCGCACGGCATCGTGCGCGCGCTCACGCCGGAGGCCGCGGCGGAGGTGGCCGACGCGGTCGCGGCGCTCGCGCCGGAGGCGGTGGCGGTGTCGCTGCTGCACGCGTACCGCGACGAGGGGCACGAACGGCTGTTAGGCGCGGCGCTGGCCCGCCGGCTTCCCGGGGTGGACATTGTGCTGTCGTCGGACGTGCTGCCGGAGATCCGCGAGTACGAGCGGGCGGCGACGACGTCGGCCGAGGCGTACGCGCGCCCGCGCGTGGCGCGCTACCTCGCGCGGCTTTCGGCGCGGCTGGCGGAGCGCGGCGTTCCCGCGCCGATGGTGATGACGTCCAGCGGCGGGGTGCGCGAGGCGCGCGAGGCGGAGCGCGGCGCGGCATCGCTCGCGCTCTCGGGACCCGCGGGCGGCGTCGCCGGTGCGGCGGCCGTGCTGCGCGCGTTAGGCGCCGACCGCTACCCGCTCGCGCTCACGATCGACATCGGCGGCACGAGCGCGGACGTGGGACTGATCGTCGACGGCGAGCCGCTCGTGGAGGCGGGCGGCACGGTGGCGGGCGTGCCGATCGCGCTGCCGCGGGTGCTCGTGGAGACCGTGTCGGCCGGCGGCGGCAGCGTCGGGTGGGTGGACGACGCGGGCGCGCTGCGCGCGGGGCCGCGGAGCGCGGGCGCGGTGCCCGGACCCGCGGCCTTCGCGCGCGGCGGCACGGAAGCGACGATCACCGACGCACACCTCGCGCTCGGCCACATCGGGCGCGGGCAGTTCCAGGGCGGCGTCGCGATCGATCCCGATCTCGCGGTGCGGGCCGTCGCGTCGCTCGCCGAGCGGGTCGGGCTGGGCGGCGCGCGCGACGGCGTGGAGCGGGTGGCGCGTGCGCTGCTCGGCGCGGCGGACGCGGAGATGGCGCGCGCGCTGCGCCGCGTGAGCGTGGAGCGGGGGCTCGACCCCCGCGCGTGCGTGCTCGTCGCGTTCGGCGGCGGCGGCCCGCTGCACGCGTGCGCGCTGGCCGAACAGCTCGGCGTGCGCACCGTGCTCGTCCCGCCGCACGCGGGGGTGCTGAGCGCGGTGGGGCTCGCGCTCGCGCCGGCGCGCCGCGAGGCGATCGGCTCGGTGATGCGGCGCGCGTCCGAGCTCGCCGCGACGGACGTCGCCGCCCTCGTCGCGTCGTTAGGCAGCCGCGCCGGCGCCGCGGCGCGCGAGTCGCGCACATGGGTGCGGGCGCGCTACGCGGGGCAGGGGCACGAGCTGGAGGTGCCGCTCGTGGACGGCGACGACGGCGCGGCGATCGCGCGTCGGTTCGCCGAGACGCATCGCGCGCGGATGGGGTTCACGCTCGCGCACGACGTGGAGCTGGTGAGCGCGCGGCACGCGGTCTCGGACCCGGGGCACGCGGTGCGGTTCGCGCGGCGCGAGCGGGCGGCGCCGGCGACGTTCGTGCAGGGCGCGATGGTCGACGACGGTGCGGCGCTCGACGCGACGGTGCACGGCGCGGCGACGGTGGCGCTGCCCGACGCGACGCTGCGCGTCGCCGACGGGTGGACGGCGCGCGCGCTGCCGACCGGCGGGTGGCTCGTGGAGGTCGCATGAGCGAGCAGCGCGCGACGTTCGATCCGCTGGAGCTCACGGTGTGGTCGAACGCGGTGGCGATGATCGCCGAGGAGATGGGCAGCGTGCTCGTGCGCGCGTCGCTGTCGCCGAACATCCGCGAGCGCCGCGACGCATCGGCGGCGCTGTTCGACGGCGACGGCCGCATGGTGGCGCAGGCCGCGCACATCCCCGTGCACCTCGGCGCGATGCCGGACTCGGTGGCCGCGGTGCGCGCACGTCGACCGGAGCCGGGCGACGTGTTCCTGCTGAACGATCCGTTCCGCGGCGGCTCGCATCTCCCCGACCTCACGACGGTGGAGGCGATCGGCGACCCCGCGCGGCCTAACGATCGCACGCACGACGCCGTGATCGGCTACGCCGCCGTGCGCGCGCACCACGCGGACGTGGGCGGCATGAGCCCGGGAAGCATGCCGCAGGGGGCCACGGAGCTCGTGCAGGAAGGGCTGGTGGTGCCGCCGGTGCGGCTCGTGCGCGCGGGCGAGATCGTCGACGACGTGCTCGCGCTGCTGCTGGCGAACGTGCGCACGCCCGACGAGCGGCTCGGCGACGTGCGCGCGCAGCTCGCGGCGTGCGCGGCGGGGCGCGACGGGTGGCGCGCGCTGTGGGCGCGGTCGGGCGAGGCGCGCGTGCGTGCGGCGGTGGACGCGCTGCTCGCGTACACGACGCGGCGCGCGTCGGCACGGCTCGCCGCGTTCGAGGGGGCCGAGGGGTCCGCCGTCGACGCGCTGGAGGGGGACGGCGTGACGGAGGACGACGTGCCGGTGCGCGCGTCGGTGCGCATCGTCGGCGGCCGGCTGCACGTCGACCTCGCGGGCACGTCGCCGCAGGTGCGCGGCAACGTGAACTGCCCGCGCAGCGTGGCGATGGCGGCGGCGGTGTTCGTGCTGCGCACGCTGCTCGACGACGACGTGCCGACGAACGACGGCGTGGCGCGGGCGATCTCGCTCGTGGTGCCGGAGGACTGCGTGGCGAACGCGCGGTGGCCCGCCGCGGTGGCCGCCGGCAACGTCGAGATGTCGCAGCGCCTCACCGACACCCTGTTCGCCGCGCTCGCCGACGCCGGCGTGACCGTGCCCGCGCAGGGGCAGGGGACGATGAACAACGTCACGTTCGGCGGCGACGGCTGGACGTTCTACGAGACGTTAGGCGGCGGCCAGGGCGCGAGCGACGTCGGCGAGGGCCCGACCGGCGTGCACGTCGGGATGAGCAACACGCTCAACACGCCGGTGGAGTCGCTGGAGACGGCGTACCCGCTGCGCGTGGACCGATACGCGGTGCGCGCGGGGAGCGGCGGCGCCGGCGCGCACCGCGGGGGCGACGGCGTGGTGCGGAGCTACCGCGCGCTGGAGCCGTGCACCGTGACGCTGCTCACCGAGCGCCGTCGTCGCGCGCCGCGCGGCGCGGCGGGTGGGGATGACGGCACGCCCGGGCGGAACCTGCTGAACGGCGAGCCGCTTCCCGCGAAGTGCCGCGTGCGGCTCCGTGCCGGCGACGTGGTGACGATCGAGACGCCCGGCGGTGGAGGATACGGCGCGCGTCACGCGTGACGCGTCTCGCGTGACGCGTGACGCGTGACGCGGCGCTAGACGTGCAGGACGAGTCCCTCGGCGGCGGCGAGGATCCGGAGCGGGCTGCCTAACGACGCCGCGAGCGCGCGCGCCTCGTCCACGATGCGGTCGACCGCCGCGTCGGAGCGGTCGGGGTGGTGGTGGAACAGCACCAGCCGCTCGACGCGCGCCTCGACGGCGAGCCGCACGGCCTCGTCCCACGCGGAATGGCCCCAGCCGCGATGGCGCGGCGCGTCCGCGGGCAGGTAGGTGGCGTCGTGCAGCAGCAGGCGGACGCCGCGCAGCATCTCCACCCAGCGTGTGCGGAGCCCGTGTCGCCCGTGCGCCTCGTCGATCTCGTTGTCCGGGAGGAACGCCAGCAGGCGTGTACCGTCCACGTCGTCGAGGCGCCAGCCGACCGCGCCGTCGGGGTGATGCGCCTCGATCGGCCGGACCGTCGCGTCGTGCACGCGCGTGCCCGCGTCGGCCACGGGGAGAAACGCGATCGTCGAGCGGAGCGCGTCGAGGCGGACGGGGAACGACGGAGGGCACATCTGCCGCTGCAGGCTCGCGCGCACCGTCGGCTCGACGGCCGCCGCGACGCCGAACGTGAGGCGCAGCCGCGGGTCGTAGAGCGGCGCGAAGAACGGCAGCCCCTGCACGTGGTCCCAGTGCACGTGCGTGAGCAGCAGCGTCAGCTCGAGCGGCGTCCGGCCGTCGTTAGGCGGCGTCGTCGCGAGCAGCTCCTCGCCGAACGCGCGGATGCCGGTGCCCGCGTCGAGCACGAGCCAGTGGCCCTCGGCGGTCCGCACGGTCACGCACGACGTGTTGCCGCCGTGTCGACGAGTCGCGGACCCCGGGGCGGGCACCGAGCCGCGCACGCCCCACAGCCGCACGTTCCACCCGCCCATGCGACGCTACTCGTCGCCCGCGCCGGCGTCGCTCGATCCGGTGGCGTCGCCGTCGTCGACGTCGCTGTCGGCGACGTCGCTGTCCACGTCCTCCGGCGCCTCCGCCGGGCGCGCCGCGCCGCGCGCCGCGCGCGACGGCGTCGCGCCCGGGCGGCCGCGGCGCGCGAGCCCTTCCTGATCGAGCACGCGGACCATGCGCCGCTCGACCTCGATGAGCCCCGCGTCCTGCAGCTCGCGCATCGCGCGCGACACGGTCTCGCGGCTCGCGCCGATCATCTGCGCCATGGTCTCGTGCGTCGGCGCGCGCTCGATCGTCGGCGGCGTGCCGGTCGCGCGATCGAGCAGCAGCCGCGCGACGCGCCCCGGGACGTCGAGCAGCACGAGCGCGGTGATCTTCTCGTCCGCGTCGCGCAGCCGCCGCGACAGCTCCTCGAGCAGCGCCCACGCGACGCGCGTCTGCCGCTCGACCTCGCGCCGGAAGTCCTCGCGTCGCAGCACGAGCAGCACCGCGGGATCGACGGCAACGACGTGCGCGGAGCGCGGCCGGCCGTCGATGAGCGCGAGCTCACCGAAGTGCGCGCCCTGGCCGAGCGTGTCGAGGATCACCTCGCGTCCGTCGTCGCCAACGATGGCGACCTTCACGGAGCCAGAGCGGAGGACGTAGAGCGCGTCGCCCGGGTCGCCTTGCCGGACGATGAGCGCACCGCGCGGATAGCGCTGCTCGCGCGCGAGGGCGGCGAAGCCGCGACGCTCGTCGGTCGACAAGCGACTGAAGAGCGGAACGGACGCGAGGAAGTCGGCGAGTCGATGGACGAGCATGCCATACGCTGCGCGCTGTGCGCGCCGATGTCAACGCCACGCGCGTGATCTTCCTGTGACGCAAGCCCTTGTCAGCTTGTTCCTTAGCCTCGGCTCGGCGTATATTGCGCGGCCCGCCACCCATCGCCCCCTGTCCGTCGTGCCTCCTCGTCGTCCGATCGTGTCCGCTCGACCCGCGCCGCACCCCGGAGAGGCGCCGCAGTGAGCGTCGCCGACGCGCTGCGCGAGCGGCTCAGCGAGGCCGTGGCGCGCGCCGCCGACGTGGAGCGGGAGCTCGCCGACAGCGACACCGCGCGCGATGCGAAGCGGCTGGCCGAGCTGGCGCGCGAGCACCATCGCCTCGCCGCGGTCGTGGAGACGAACCGGCGGATGGAGCGCGCCGAGCGTGAGCTGGTCGACGCGCGCGACCTCGCGACGACCGACGACGCGGAGCTGGCCGCCGAGGCGCGCGCCGAGGTGGAGCGGCTGGAGGCGGAGGTCGCGGAGCTCGAGCGCGCGCTGCGTCCGCTGCTCATCCCGCGGGACCCGCTCGACGATCGCCCGTGCATCGTCGAGATCCGCGCCGGAACCGGGGGCGACGAGGCCGCGCTGTTCGCCGCGGACCTGTTCCGCATGTACACGCGCTACGTCGAGCGGCGCGGCTGGCGCGTGGAGCCGATCTCGATCAGCGAGGGAACGTTAGGCGGCATCAAGGAGGCGGTGTTCAAGGTCGACGGGACGGGCCCGTTCGGCGCGCTGCGCCACGAGAGCGGCGTGCACCGCGTGCAGCGCGTGCCCGCCACGGAGGCGCAGGGGCGCATCCACACGTCGGCGGCGACGGTCGCCGTGCTGCCGGAGGCGGAGGAGATCGACCTCAAGATCGACGAGAAGGATCTCCGCATCGACGTGTTCCGCTCGTCGGGTCCCGGTGGGCAGAGCGTGAACACGACGGACAGCGCGGTGCGCATCACGCACATCCCGACCGGCGTCGTCGTCAGCCAGCAGGATCAGAAGTCGCAGCTCCAGAACAAGATCAAGGCGATGGAGATCCTGCGCGCGCGGCTGCTCGACCGCATGATCGCGGAGCGCGAGGCGGAGCGCGCGCGGCTGCGCCGCTCGCAGGTGAGCACCGGCGACCGGTCGGCGAAGATCCGCACCTACAACTTCCCGCAGAGCCGCGTGACCGACCATCGCATCGGCTTCACGTCGCACGACATCGACGCGGTGATGAACGGGGAGCTCGCGCCGCTCATCGAAGCGCTGCAGCTCGCCGACGTCGAGGAGCGGCTCGCCGATGACTGACGAGCGCACCGTCGCCGGTGCCGCGCTCACCGTCGAGGCGGTGGTGAGCGAGATCGCCGCCACGCTCGCCGCGGCGGGGCTCGCGCAGGCGCGCGAGGAGGCGCGCGACCTCGTCGCCGCGCTGCTCGACGTGCCGCGCTTCTGGCCGACGCTGCACCGCGGGGCCACGGTGGACGAGGACGTGCGCGACGCCGCGCGCCGCGCCGCGGCCCGCCGGGCGTCGGGGGCGCCGTTCGCGTACGCGGCGCGGCGCGCGGCGTTCCGCCACCTCACGCTCGACGTCGACGAGCGCGTGCTGATCCCACGCCAGGAGACCGAGATGCTGGTCGACGAGGTGCTCGCGGCGTTAGGCACCCGGCACGCCGGCATCGCGGTGGACGTCGGCACCGGCTCGGGTGCGATCGCGCTCGCGCTCGCGAGCGAGGGGCCGCTCGAGCGCGTGATCGCGACCGACGTGTCGCTCGACGCGCTCGACGTCGCGCGCCGCAACGCGGATCTGTGCGCCCGCGCGCTGCGCTGCCCGGTGGAGTTCCGCGCCGGGTCGCTGCTCGCGCCGGTGCGCGGCGTGCGCGCGCGCTGCGTCGTGTCGAACCCGCCGTACATCGCGTTCGAGGAAGCGGCCGCCCTGCCGGCGGGGGTGCGCGACTGGGAGCCCGCGCTCGCGCTGTTCAGCGGCGCCGACGGCATGGCGGCCACCGCCGCGATCGTGCGGCAGGCGGCCGACGTGCTGGAGCCTGGCGGGCTGCTCGCGCTCGAGGTCGACGCGCGCCGCGCGTCGCTCGCCGCGGAGCTCGCGGCCACCGACGGCCGGTATCGCGGCGTGCGTGTTCGACTCGACCTCGCGGGGCGGGAGCGGTTCGTGCTCGCGATCAAAACCTGAGGCTCTCTACGCTCCCCGCTCCACGCTCCACGCTCGGCCCGTTCGCGGCGCGTGGCGAGCGTGGAGCGTGGAGCGGGGAGCGTGGAGAAACCCGGATATGCTGCAGGACAAAGCGACCGAGCTCGGACGGCTCATCGGACAGAGCGACGAGTACCGCGCCGTGAAGCGCACGAGCGACGCGCTCGGCGAGGACCGCGAGGCGGTCACGCTCATCCGCGAGATGGAGCGGCTCCGCTCCGAGGCGCAGGCGATGATCGAGCGCGGCCAGAACCCGACGCCCGAGATGGAGCAGCAGCTCGACGACCTGCTGTCGAAGGTGCAGGTGAACGCGACCTACCAGCGCGCGATCGCGGCCCAGGACAACTTCGACAAGCTCATGCTGCGCGTGAACGAGTGGATCAGCGAGGGGATCCGCAAGGGCGCCGCGAGCTCCATCATCACGCTCGGGTGAGTCGAGGGCTGCTCCTCGTCGTCGAAGGCGCGGAGGGCGTCGGCAAGACGACGCAGGTGGCACGGCTCGCCGACCGCCTCGTCGCGTTAGGCATCCGCGCCGAGCGCTACCGCGAGCCCGGGGGCACGCCGCTCGGCGACGAGATACGACGGCTGCTGCTCGAGCCGGCCGCGCACGGCGTCTCGCCGCGCGCGGAGGCGCTACTGTTCATGGCGGCCCGCGCGCAGCTCGTGGCGCAGCTGGAGGCGCGGCTTCGCGAGGGAACGATCGTGCTGCTCGACCGCTTCTTCCTGTCGACGTACGCCTATCAGATCGCCGGGCGCGGCCTCGACGAGATGCTGGTGCGCGACGCGAACCAGCTCGCCGTTGGAGGGCTGACGCCCGACCTGACGCTGCTGCTGACGGTCGACCCCGGCGTCGCGCAGGCCCGCATGCACGCTCGGGGCGGTCTCGACCGGATGGAGCGCGAGGACGCGGCGTTCCACGCCCGGGTGAGCGCCGCATTCCTCGCCGCAGCCGACGGGTCCTGGCAGGCCGCGCACCCGGAGGCAGGGCCGGTGCAGCAGATCGACGCCGGCGGCTCCGTCGACGAGGTCGCAGCACGAATCGACGCCGCACTGAAGTCGCGCTGGCCCGAAACATTCTCGGGTCTAGGCGAGTCTCTATAGAGACCGGATCCGGCCGGGCTCCGGCGGACACAGCTCGAGGAATCGATGCGCTCTCGTGGGATCGTGGTGCTGGCGGCGCTCAGCGCGGCGCTGGTGACCGGCGGGTGGCTGGTGGGACGTGGGCTCCAGGGGCAGGGTGCCGGCGCCTCCAACGGCGCGCGCCTGTTCGACCAGGTCGTCGAGCACGTCTCGCACTACTACGTGGACTCGATCGGCGGCGACTCGCTGTACGAGAAGGCGCTCGACGGCATGGTCTCCGAGCTCGGCGACCCGCACTCGGTCGTGCTCACGCCGGACCGGCTGAAGCGGCTGGCCGAGAGCACCAGCGGCACGTACGCCGGGCTCGGCCTGCGCGTCGACGTCCGCGACGGCTGGCTCACCGTGATCGACCCGGTGGCCGGCGCCCCGGCGGAGCGCGCCGGCGTCCGCGTCGGCGACCGGATCGTCGAGATCGGGGGCGAGTCCACGCACGACTGGACGGTGGACGAGGCGAGCAAGCGGCTGCGCGGCGCGCCGCACACGAAGGTCAGCCTGCTCATCGAGCGCCCGGGCGTCGAGGGACGCATCCCGTTCAGCGTGGAGCGCGACGAGGTGCACGTGCGCTCGGTGCGGCACGTCGCGCTGCTGCGCGACAGCATCGGCTACCTCGACCTCACGGTGTTCTCGAACGCCAGCGCGCGCGAGGTGGAGCAGGGCGTCGACTCGCTGCGCGCGCTCGGCGCCCGCACGGTGCTCCTCGATCTGCGCAGCAACCCCGGCGGCCTGCTCGATCAGGGCGTCAGCGTCGCCGACCTGTTCCTCGATCCGCGCCAGCCGATCGTCAGCATTCGCGGCCGCACGCCGGAAGCGAACCACGTCTTCGTCGACTCGGCGGGACAGCGGTGGGCGGGGCTGCCGCTCGTCGTGCTCGTGAACGAGGGCAGCGCGAGCGCCTCGGAGATCGTCGCCGGCGCGCTGCAGGACCACGACCGCGCGCTCATCGTCGGCACGACGTCGTACGGCAAGGGCAGCGCGCAGAGCGTCTTCCCGCTGCCTAACGGCTCGGCCGTCAAGCTCACGACGTCGCTGTGGTACACGCCGGCCGGACGCTCGATCAACAAGCCGATCGATGCGACGAAGGACGACGACGACGAGGAGGTCGCGCCCGAGAAGCCGGCGGATCGCAAGAAGTTCAAGACCGACGGCGGGCGCACCGTGTACGGCGGCGGCGGCATCACGCCGGACGTCGCCGCTGGCGACACCGCCGTGCCGCCGGCGGAGCTGGGCTTCCTGCGCGCGCTCGGCCGGCAGGTCGGCGCGTTCCGCGACGCGCTCACCGAGTACGCGCTCAGCGTGAAGGCGTCGGGCGCGGTGACGAGCCCCGACTTCGTCGTCACGCCCGCGATGCGCGACGACCTGTGGCGGCGCATGGCGGCGCGCAAGATTACGATGGACCGCGGCGCGTTCGAGTCCGCCCAGCAGCTCGTGACGCGCCAGCTCACGTACGAGATCTCGCGCTACGTGTTCGGCCAGGACGTGGAGTTCCGCCGCCGCGCGGCCGACGACCCCGTGATCAACGCCGCGTTAGGCCTCGCGCGCGGCGCGCGGTCGCAGCGCGAGCTGTTCGCGCGGGCACCGAAGCCGAGCGCGTCGCACGGGTGAGCCGCGACTCTACCGAGCGCCTCTGAACGCGTCCTGATCGACGACCCGCGCGCCCGCCGGGACATCGAACGTGAACGTGGACTTCGCGAGCTTCGCGTTCGGCGTCCACGACGTGATGTGCCACGTGCGCTCGAGCCCCGTGTCCTGTGTGAGCACGACCTGACGCAGCGCGCCGCTCGCGTCGTCGACCCACACCTGGGCCTTCGTGATCCCCTGGC
This DNA window, taken from Gemmatirosa kalamazoonensis, encodes the following:
- a CDS encoding Gfo/Idh/MocA family protein; this translates as MTDALRLAVVGTGAIAQVAHIPVLAKMRGARLVALCDNDAAKARALADRFDVPDVYTDLEELLDSDTLDAIVLATPNHLHEPHALSALRAGLHVLCERPLAMTARGVERVLSAAQKSGRRVVVGNNHRFRSDVQALERYIVNGELGKVEAVRAGVYAPRPPQGWRQRRAEAGGGAFLEHGFPLLDLALWLSDFPEPERVGAYMRRGRGANAIEDTMLVGLELAGDVSFGLDVSWSYVGDEERSWFEVMLSRGSARLAPLRVVKELNGRAVDVSPSGAAARESPFLQSYRAQLAHFVAVATGTTPYEAPTDQVRVMRVLEAIYKAADERREIRL
- a CDS encoding DUF4105 domain-containing protein, whose product is MSLLRRLTTALAVACCTRAAVAQTPPTLPQRPLLSAPAPGPQQRMQAGQGAQSAPPAVAEPGSELRVMLLTVGAGSAVWERFGHNAIWISDPRRGIDVAYNWGMFDFNQPRFLQRFLTGDTRYWMEGFDANALVEHYAREENRSVWAQELNLTPAQRLALLQYIEWNAREENKFYRYDYYLDNCSTRVRDALDRALGGAIRRATATRLTGTTYRSHTRRLTDGDPAVYTGIQLALGRPADRELTAWEESFLPVRLMRHLRGVRVTMPDGSSAPLVLQERQLYAATRAPEPERPTSHLLAYLLGGLALGATLAVLGRASAAGRRGADAGFGVVAGVWTLVAGLAGTAVLLAGTVTRHVFMGRNLNLGAFSPLVLIALVLVVPAVGSRLRATRARWAGRAERVAALLLALSVVGWLVALGVGQKSGEIFALALPAHTGLWWGLRRMSRA
- a CDS encoding hydantoinase/oxoprolinase family protein, which encodes MTWHVGVDVGGTFTDLAALDAEGRVTTAKVLSDPADQSNGVLASLDAFGASGESVARVVHGTTVVTNLLLERTGARVALCATEGHTDVLRLRRQARARLYDLTAHHPPPLVPVERTVAVPERIEPHGIVRALTPEAAAEVADAVAALAPEAVAVSLLHAYRDEGHERLLGAALARRLPGVDIVLSSDVLPEIREYERAATTSAEAYARPRVARYLARLSARLAERGVPAPMVMTSSGGVREAREAERGAASLALSGPAGGVAGAAAVLRALGADRYPLALTIDIGGTSADVGLIVDGEPLVEAGGTVAGVPIALPRVLVETVSAGGGSVGWVDDAGALRAGPRSAGAVPGPAAFARGGTEATITDAHLALGHIGRGQFQGGVAIDPDLAVRAVASLAERVGLGGARDGVERVARALLGAADAEMARALRRVSVERGLDPRACVLVAFGGGGPLHACALAEQLGVRTVLVPPHAGVLSAVGLALAPARREAIGSVMRRASELAATDVAALVASLGSRAGAAARESRTWVRARYAGQGHELEVPLVDGDDGAAIARRFAETHRARMGFTLAHDVELVSARHAVSDPGHAVRFARRERAAPATFVQGAMVDDGAALDATVHGAATVALPDATLRVADGWTARALPTGGWLVEVA
- a CDS encoding hydantoinase B/oxoprolinase family protein → MSEQRATFDPLELTVWSNAVAMIAEEMGSVLVRASLSPNIRERRDASAALFDGDGRMVAQAAHIPVHLGAMPDSVAAVRARRPEPGDVFLLNDPFRGGSHLPDLTTVEAIGDPARPNDRTHDAVIGYAAVRAHHADVGGMSPGSMPQGATELVQEGLVVPPVRLVRAGEIVDDVLALLLANVRTPDERLGDVRAQLAACAAGRDGWRALWARSGEARVRAAVDALLAYTTRRASARLAAFEGAEGSAVDALEGDGVTEDDVPVRASVRIVGGRLHVDLAGTSPQVRGNVNCPRSVAMAAAVFVLRTLLDDDVPTNDGVARAISLVVPEDCVANARWPAAVAAGNVEMSQRLTDTLFAALADAGVTVPAQGQGTMNNVTFGGDGWTFYETLGGGQGASDVGEGPTGVHVGMSNTLNTPVESLETAYPLRVDRYAVRAGSGGAGAHRGGDGVVRSYRALEPCTVTLLTERRRRAPRGAAGGDDGTPGRNLLNGEPLPAKCRVRLRAGDVVTIETPGGGGYGARHA
- a CDS encoding MBL fold metallo-hydrolase, which encodes MGGWNVRLWGVRGSVPAPGSATRRHGGNTSCVTVRTAEGHWLVLDAGTGIRAFGEELLATTPPNDGRTPLELTLLLTHVHWDHVQGLPFFAPLYDPRLRLTFGVAAAVEPTVRASLQRQMCPPSFPVRLDALRSTIAFLPVADAGTRVHDATVRPIEAHHPDGAVGWRLDDVDGTRLLAFLPDNEIDEAHGRHGLRTRWVEMLRGVRLLLHDATYLPADAPRHRGWGHSAWDEAVRLAVEARVERLVLFHHHPDRSDAAVDRIVDEARALAASLGSPLRILAAAEGLVLHV